From the Argopecten irradians isolate NY chromosome 13, Ai_NY, whole genome shotgun sequence genome, one window contains:
- the LOC138306671 gene encoding uncharacterized protein translates to MEYVSIKQEPCDVDYELPPSTYTQEASNHFHQSGVQVKEETEVTEPVMTRSAIPSQNGSQGQDKPMPKLPKLTTHRGTLDNCEPQSKHPKLATQNGSHGKDESVLIKYPALNAQLGSQGKYDPPQKLPTLSTQNGSLMMEKSTVKRLTLTSQSGSQGKDLEEPKLKHPKLTTLLFGKKAAAPNPNNHSHLSKLLASKPKYMIQTNADLVINSPSALHITDKQSSQSVTLSQTPHQKSNQSVTLSQTTHEQSSESVTLSPTPHQQSSQSAALTHTSHNQINQSATLLQTPHQKSSKLVDMLTSQPIHSLDASIGDYNQSPAMFQSTKRHISQSTSVLQSTCLPPKQKSSVSEIRKDTQIDLVSSDIYIKTEADDDFQEYHEKPSEENSASKSKTPSSSSSSEKNSSILSILKSGPAYRPSFTLDDLGYKTNQMPIAVETVSKQCYSRPVPWETTSHQDKSPPTVPIETIEPRSRAYTMGIVETTDDSEYIPSVPYRTRANTVSAVSVLQKSHKKLSDLLTGPPSLLPARASPNLEKQTEAPSPSLSNPGMSKPSKANSALLQRLLTVGPKGYVRNGAASETGVKVTDEDNSVSANNEHTKQSSASNALLSLLKRSKQNEGEEVKTSNTLDVQGELQQRLKAKGSNQVSERKTTGKLDATIEKLSSMLVDKVLQVPEQHRENLAPLQVPSPGDEVRHQGSPQSVTEESQPEKPSLLKALVKEKVYREQEKVVREAFLLETLKRSLAEPREELVSHLPVPGKDFLDCYKCKYCGKAFPHKGTLKVHMRIHSMEKQEFKCDVCGKVCSAKGYLVIHMRTHRQEYLPILPEQALSTAANKPSSQKSLVHEELHGCTICGKTFSESENLLIHLRMHSGEKLYKCEVCGNGFTRKTQLAIHMRIHTGEKPYECEICGKTFRQSNGLNLHMITHSEVKPYNCEKCGAGFGRKAHYEKHMRWHNGERPFHCGVCGKGFTDKFNLSTHLKIHKQEKDHVCDVCGKGYNQATHLKIHMQFHTGERGYLCSDCGSVFEHKRKLQNHIKCTHFDTYEKSLTSKTSLRKFQRLRECGQLSENPNEPEMSTESSSSSEGSVSDNDLEDPAWSDLDDANSVEEQFVIKNEPGEWYPEFTEETPPPDKSLPVSETAGPSGDQVGQGGDKIEQTGDGEGLASDDVVFPCERLELSYGRSEGGKDHTDEREKNVQHDSRLKSSYNVSNEPQEMWDSVSHIKQEVVDLYPGETDSNYSQGQGQNPKNVFHSSKGQGYSNDDIGQGCIYDVNFLRNAGQNTENLDSNLSTTSLDRDINNELLTDNVSIKSEPDDGYGDTAGETTLERTWDHVSQSENQNSSDGCHTNHLNHDLSDKQTIKVELDLSVNNSYHGKQQKMNGISNNDNSNSEQSDRFYIGSKFSSENGNMSPSKIRRINQEDVETVNSSGMEQTKGDHSGGVYS, encoded by the exons ATGGAGTATGTCAGCATTAAACAAGAGCCATGTGACGTTGACTATGAGTTACCTCCCTCTACTTACACACAGG AGGCCTCTAACCATTTCCATCAGAGTGGAGTCCAGGTAAAAGAGGAGACTGAGGTGACTGAGCCAGTGATGACACGTTCTGCAATACCATCACAGAATGGATCTCAAGGACAAGATAAGCCGATGCCTAAATTGCCAAAGTTAACAACACATAGGGGTACTCTAGACAATTGTGAACCACAGTCAAAACATCCTAAATTAGCAACACAGAATGGATCTCATGGGAAAGATGAGTCAGTACTTATTAAATACCCAGCTTTAAATGCACAGCTTGGATCTCAAGGAAAATATGATCCACCACAGAAACTTCCTACATTGTCAACACAGAATGGATCTCTAATGATGGAAAAATCAACGGTGAAACGGCTTACATTAACCTCTCAGAGTGGATCACAAGGCAAAGATCTCGAGGAGCCAAAGCTGAAACATCCTAAATTAACAACTCTTCTGTTTGGAAAGAAAGCTGCTGCCCCCAATCCAAATAACCATTCTCATCTGAGCAAATTATTGGCCAGCAAACCtaaatatatgatacaaaccAACGCTGACCTGGTTATCAACTCGCCAAGTGCATTACATATCACTGACAAACAAAGCAGCCAATCAGTGACTCTGTCACAAACACCTCACCAAAAAAGTAACCAATCAGTGACTCTGTCACAAACAACTCACGAACAAAGCAGCGAATCAGTGACTCTTTCACCAACACCTCACCAACAAAGCAGCCAATCAGCTGCTCTGACACATACATCTCACAATCAAATAAACCAATCAGCAACTTTGTTACAGACCCCTCACCAAAAAAGTAGCAAATTAGTTGATATGTTAACCAGTCAACCAATTCACAGTTTAGATGCATCTATAGGTGATTACAACCAATCGCCTGCCATGTTTCAATCCACAAAGAGACATATCAGCCAATCAACAAGCGTTTTACAAAGCACATGTTTACCACCCAAACAGAAATCATCAGTATCAGAAATCAGAAAAGACACACAGATTGACCTGGTAtcatctgatatatatataaagacagaAGCTGATGATGATTTCCAAGAATACCACGAAAAACCTTCAGAGGAAAACAGCGCTTCAAAAAGTAAAacaccatcatcatcttcaagCTCAGAAAAGAATTCATCCATTCTGTCAATCTTGAAGTCTGGTCCAGCTTACAGACCATCGTTTACATTGGATGATCTTGgttataaaacaaatcaaatgccAATCGCTGTGGAAACGGTAAGTAAACAATGTTACAGCAGACCTGTTCCTTGGGAAACTACAAGTCACCAGGATAAAAGTCCACCTACAGTTCCCATAGAAACCATTGAACCTCGAAGCAGAGCATATACTATGGGAATAGTAGAGACCACGGATGACTCTGAGTATATACCCTCTGTACCGTACAGGACTCGAGCTAACACAGTCTCCGCTGTAAGTGTTCttcaaaaatcacataaaaagTTGTCAGATCTTCTGACAGGACCGCCGTCATTACTTCCAGCAAGAGCTTCACCAAACCTAGAAAAACAAACAGAAGCGCCTAGTCCAAGTTTATCTAATCCAGGAATGTCTAAACCTAGTAAAGCTAATAGTGCGTTGCTACAGAGACTACTAACAGTCGGGCCAAAAGGCTACGTCAGGAACGGTGCTGCCTCAGAAACAGGAGTTAAAGTAACGGACGAGGATAACAGTGTGAGTGCAAATAATGaacatacaaaacaaagcaGTGCTTCAAATGCACTGTTGTCACTTCTCAAAAGAAGTAAACAGAATGAAGGAGAAGAAGTGAAGACCAGTAACACATTAGATGTACAAGGAGAACTTCAACAACGTTTGAAAGCAAAAGGTTCAAATCAAGTTAGTGAGCGTAAAACTACGGGGAAGCTTGATGCTACGATTGAGAAACTATCTTCTATGTTGGTAGACAAAGTATTACAAGTACCAGAACAACATAGAGAAAACTTAGCTCCGCTACAAGTCCCATCTCCAGGTGACGAGGTCCGCCACCAGGGGTCACCACAGTCAGTCACGGAGGAAAGTCAACCAGAGAAGCCATCTTTACTCAAAGCTCTTGTGAAGGAAAAGGTATACAGGGAACAGGAAAAGGTGGTGAGAGAAGCCTTCTTGTTAGAAACGCTGAAGCGTAGTTTAGCTGAGCCGCGAGAGGAACTGGTCTCACATCTACCAGTCCCAGGTAAAGACTTCTTAGACTGCTACAAGTGTAAATACTGTGGGAAAGCATTTCCGCACAAAGGAACCTTAAAAGTCCACATGAGGATCCACAGTATGGAGAAACAGGAATTTAAATGTGACGTTTGTGGAAAAGTCTGTTCTGCCAAGGGTTATTTAGTGATACACATGCGAACTCACCGTCAGGAGTACCTGCCTATTCTGCCAGAGCAAGCTCTCAGTACTGCAGCAAATAAACCATCTAGTCAAAAGTCACTAGTTCATGAGGAGCTGCATGGATGTACAATATGCGGGAAAACGTTCAGTGAAAGTGAGAATCTATTGATCCATCTGAGGATGCACAGCGGTGAAAAACTCTACAAATGTGAGGTTTGTGGCAATGGTTTCACACGTAAGACACAATTAGCTATCCACATGCGGATACATACCGGAGAGAAGCCATACGAGTGCGAAATCTGTGGTAAAACATTTCGACAGAGCAATGGACTGAATTTACACATGATCACCCACAGTGAAGTAAAGCCCTATAACTGCGAGAAATGTGGGGCTGGATTTGGGAGAAAAGCACATTACGAAAAGCACATGCGCTGGCATAACGGTGAACGTCCCTTCCACTGTGGAGTTTGTGGTAAAGGATTCACAGACAAGTTTAACCTGTCTACTCATCTGAAGATCCACAAGCAGGAGAAAGACcatgtgtgtgatgtgtgtgggAAAGGGTACAACCAGGCTACACATCTAAag ATTCACATGCAGTTTCACACTGGAGAGAGGGGATATCTGTGTAGTGACTGTGGCAGCGTGTTTGAGCATAAACGGAAGCTTCAGAATCATATCAAATGTACCCACTTTGATACATACGAGAAATCCCTCACTTCAAAGACTTCTTTAAGAAAGTTCCAACGATTACGGGAATGTGGCCAACTTTCGGAGAATCCCAACGAACCTGAAATGTCCACTGAGTCAAGTAGTAGTAGTGAAGGTAGCGTGTCTGACAACGACCTTGAGGACCCTGCCTGGTCTGACCTTGACGATGCCAATAGTGTGGAAGAACAATTTGTAATAAAGAATGAACCTGGGGAGTGGTATCCAGAGTTCACAGAGGAAACACCTCCTCCTGATAAGTCTTTACCAGTTAGTGAAACGGCAGGACCGTCTGGTGACCAAGTGGGACAAGGTGGTGACAAGATAGAACAAACTGGTGATGGTGAGGGACTTGCTAGCGATGATGTGGTATTCCCTTGTGAAAGGTTGGAATTATCTTACGGACGGTCAGAAGGAGGAAAGGACCATACTGatgaaagagagaaaaatgtacagCATGATTCACGACTGAAATCTTCATATAATGTTAGTAACGAACCACAGGAAATGTGGGATAGTGTTAGTCATATCAAACAGGAAGTGGTAGATCTTTATCCTGGAGAGACAGACTCTAATTAtagtcaaggtcaaggtcagaatCCAAAGAATGTATTTCATAGtagtaaaggtcaaggttatagTAATGATGATATAGGTCAAGGCTGTATTTATGATGTGAATTTTCTGAGAAATGCAGGTCAAAACACAGAGAACTTAGACAGTAATTTATCAACAACTTCTTTAGATAGAGATATCAATAATGAACTTTTAACTGACAACGTAAGTATAAAATCAGAACCTGATGATGGTTACGGTGATACAGCTGGGGAGACAACTCTAGAGAGAACATGGGATCATGTGAGTCAAAGTGAGAATCAGAACTCTTCTGATGGATGTCACACTAACCATCTTAATCACGATCTCTCCGACAAACAGACAATTAAAGTCGAGTTAGATTTGTCCGTAAACAACAGTTATCATGGCAAGCAACAGAAGATGAATGGAATTTCAAACAACGACAATAGCAATTCAGAACAAAGTGACAGATTTTACATAGGTAGCAAGTTCTCGTCTGAAAATGGCAATATGTCTCCCTCCAAAATCCGGAGAATTAATCAAGAGGATGTGGAGACTGTGAACAGTAGTGGAATGGAACAGACAAAGGGAGACCACTCTGGTGGGGTTTACAGCTGA